A genomic segment from Armatimonadota bacterium encodes:
- the csaB gene encoding polysaccharide pyruvyl transferase CsaB: MTERAPVRFLISGYYGFGNAGDEAVLEAILQGIDRRFPGHETCVLSADPDATAALYGVRTAQRWSLPSVWRELGRADVLIQGGGGLIQDTTSRVSPAYYLGILAMARARRVPAMVFAQGVGPIRNRFVRCWTGHEFRRTRAVTVRDPASLQLMAELKVRGATLVADPALLLEQADGPLDDYVGRLGLDEGAPRAIVAVRRWPGGEHALGACAAAGKWLRETAGCEVLVAAFQDPDDVEAAQTVATAIPGAHLLTGRRRAAELAKQVASADIVVSMRLHGLIFAAAQAVSAVGISYDPKVCAFAELAGQPWIDLPDCTADRLLQVVCETWAASDSRRSRREQTALALVSSAERSFDVLEQLATSVGVIRSSPHR, from the coding sequence GTGACCGAACGCGCGCCTGTACGGTTCCTGATCTCGGGCTACTACGGCTTCGGGAACGCCGGAGATGAGGCGGTTCTCGAAGCGATCCTGCAGGGCATCGACCGGCGCTTCCCCGGGCATGAGACCTGCGTGCTGTCCGCCGATCCGGATGCAACCGCCGCCTTGTATGGAGTGCGCACAGCGCAGCGATGGTCGCTCCCTTCTGTGTGGCGCGAACTGGGCCGTGCGGATGTGCTCATCCAGGGCGGCGGTGGGCTCATCCAGGACACCACCAGCCGCGTATCGCCCGCGTACTACCTGGGCATTCTCGCGATGGCCCGGGCCCGGCGAGTGCCTGCGATGGTCTTCGCGCAGGGCGTCGGCCCCATCCGAAACCGTTTCGTACGCTGTTGGACGGGGCACGAGTTTCGTCGGACCAGAGCTGTGACGGTGCGTGACCCGGCATCACTCCAGTTGATGGCTGAACTGAAGGTGCGCGGGGCCACGCTGGTCGCCGATCCAGCGCTGCTCCTGGAGCAGGCAGACGGGCCGCTGGATGATTATGTCGGGCGTCTGGGGCTGGACGAAGGCGCTCCCAGGGCGATTGTCGCCGTTCGGCGCTGGCCGGGCGGGGAACACGCTCTGGGGGCCTGTGCGGCGGCGGGGAAGTGGCTTCGGGAGACCGCGGGCTGCGAGGTCCTTGTGGCGGCATTCCAGGACCCGGACGACGTGGAGGCGGCGCAGACGGTCGCCACGGCGATTCCCGGCGCACATTTGCTTACCGGACGTCGACGAGCGGCTGAACTGGCCAAGCAGGTAGCGTCCGCAGACATTGTGGTCTCCATGCGCCTGCACGGGCTGATCTTCGCCGCCGCCCAGGCGGTTTCCGCGGTCGGCATCAGCTACGACCCTAAGGTGTGCGCCTTCGCAGAACTCGCGGGACAGCCGTGGATAGACCTCCCCGACTGCACAGCGGACAGACTGCTCCAGGTTGTCTGCGAAACATGGGCGGCATCCGATAGCCGCCGTAGCAGGCGTGAGCAGACTGCGCTTGCCCTGGTGTCCAGCGCGGAGCGAAGTTTCGACGTGCTGGAGCAACTGGCAACCTCAGTGGGCGTCATCAGATCGTCGCCCCACCGATGA